Proteins encoded together in one Schistocerca americana isolate TAMUIC-IGC-003095 chromosome 8, iqSchAmer2.1, whole genome shotgun sequence window:
- the LOC124545607 gene encoding fatty acid-binding protein, muscle-like — protein MVKQFSGKTYELDLDSQENVEAMFEVYGVTEPAHRQAALKIKARVTLTVDGDKYTVTNQTGDHKSSVTFRLGEEFTEETLGRKWKSTVSLKDDHTLLKVEKGEDGKTVTVEKSFSPQQLVVTYTFGNITAKRLYKAV, from the exons ATGGTGAAGCAATTCTCTGGCAAGACCTACGAGCTGGACTTGGACAGCCAGGAGAATGTGGAAGCCATGTTTGAAGTCTACG GGGTGACGGAACCAGCCCACAGGCAGGCAGCCCTGAAGATAAAGGCTCGAGtgacattgactgtggatggtgACAAGTACACAGTGACAAACCAAACAGGGGACCACAAGAGCAGCGTCACTTTCCGCCTGGGAGAGGAGTTTACGGAAGAGACCCTGGGCCGCAAGTGGAAGAGCACTGTCTCCCTCAAGGACGACCACACGCTGCTCAAGGTCGAGAAAGGCGAGGATGGCAAGACCGTGACGGTCGAGAAAAGCTTCAGCCCTCAGCAGCTGGTCGTG actTACACTTTTGGCAACATTACTGCGAAGAGACTCTACAAGGCTGTTTGA